A part of Xenopus tropicalis strain Nigerian chromosome 4, UCB_Xtro_10.0, whole genome shotgun sequence genomic DNA contains:
- the LOC108647354 gene encoding flocculation protein FLO11-like produces MMDELPNPEMNDHQKKNNSNKLETEKDSLNQKITELLDHLVRAQSTICALEKLNVSSELGKLTPNMLETIQASHQSPDGSSQVETPQNLLIPTRIFSEATSQDMSCSNVEKETIKVPTEPRLTAFSPWSPGADKSFPVMHPLYSSTESDCSLEETLPRYRLLSPRFPNLGESFSDDRKDKVDSYDGETREDRRMPGGIRANLSLLNLLPAHRLHSHCTRASSSESSGDDATLSWGQMLPQGPSFDYQSAQKILDTFLGFTSPTDKYSTSQNKSMSITDATQTVDKMLKADQNNQNRELVPRPNSKNVSSALQNKDALKLSARTSHAKSPPSPSPSPLHHTRDEPYHRSHMAESRMPPIPAKRSPLPKSAANRFFSPKTVEETNFSPVGVQESSAHPKSEYLRPLVSVSTPGNISEYQHNNAMTAYVCQSPTGSEPIIKGWDCQGSHQNSWPEGSTERKPRKEKTVHFHTLNSDEHNGKGQLTIKSKFMATRFEDQGLGDSTSLDSTLL; encoded by the exons TCAAACAAACTGGAGACAGAAAAGGATTCTCTTAACCAGAAGATCACTGAGCTCCTTGATCATTTGGTCCGGGCCCAAAGTACCATCTGTGCTCTGGAAAaactaaat GTCTCCTCCGAACTTGGCAAATTAACTCCAAATATGCTGGAAACAATTCAGGCCTCTCATCAATCTCCTGATGGCAGCAGCCAAGTAGAAACGCCTCAGAACCTCTTAATCCCCACTAGAATATTTTCAGAGGCCACTTCTCAGGATATGTCTTGCAGTAACGTAGAAAAGGAGACCATAAAGGTACCCACGGAACCACGTCTGACGGCTTTCTCCCCATGGAGCCCAGGAGCAGACAAGTCATTCCCAGTCATGCACCCTCTCTATAGCTCCACTGAGAGTGACTGCAGCTTAGAAGAGACTCTTCCTAGATACAGACTGCTCTCCCCTCGCTTCCCTAATCTGGGAGAGAGTTTTTCTGACGACAGAAAAGACAAAGTTGACTCATAC GACGGTGAGACCAGAGAAGACCGAAGAATGCCTGGAGGCATTAGAGCGAATCTTTCTCTTTTAAATCTTTTGCCTGCTCATCGCCTTCATAGCCACTGTACAAGAGCTAGCAGTTCTGAAAGTTCAGGGGATGATGCCACACTTAGCTGGGGTCAGATGCTGCCTCAAGGGCCTTCATTCGACTATCAATCTGCCCAAAAGATACTTGACACATTTCTGGGATTTACATCTCCTACTGATAAGTATTCCACATCTCAGAATAAGAGTATGTCCATCACTGATGCCACACAGACTGTTGATAAAATGCTAAAAGCTGACCAGAACAACCAAAACAGAGAACTTGTTCCCAGACCAAATTCCAAAAATGTGTCCAGTGCATTGCAAAACAAAGACGCCTTAAAGCTTTCAGCTAGAACCTCTCATGCTAAAAGTCCTCCTTCTCCTTCCCCAAGCCCTTTGCATCACACCAGAGATGAGCCATACCATAGAAGTCACATGGCTGAATCCAGGATGCCACCAATTCCAGCTAAAAGGTCCCCTCTTCCAAAAAGTGCTGCAAACAGATTCTTCTCTCCCAAAACTGTTGAGGAAACAAATTTTAGCCCAGTAGGGGTACAAGAGAGTTCAGCCCATCCTAAATCAGAGTACCTTCGCCCTTTAGTGTCTGTTTCCACTCCTGGAAATATCTCTGAATATCAGCATAATAATGCTATGACTGCATATGTTTGCCAAAGCCCTACAGGATCAGAACCTATTATCAAAGGCTGGGATTGCCAAGGCTCACACCAGAATTCATGGCCAGAAGGAAGTACAGAAAGGAAGCCAAGGAAAGAGAAGACAGTGCATTTCCACACACTTAACAGTGATGAACACAATGGTAAAGGTCAGCTAACCATAAAGTCCAAGTTTATGGCCACCAGGTTCGAAGACCAGGGTTTGGGTGATAGCACTTCATTGGATTCAACCCTTCTGTAA